The following proteins are co-located in the Abditibacteriaceae bacterium genome:
- a CDS encoding M48 family metalloprotease, producing MKRQIWTLLGLGAALTVSTTAPAQAGILGLSEQEEIQAGRQVAQQAIREHGGAMPSNHPYSIRVRTLGQRFAALSTRKNVPYTYTVLNDNKTLNAFAAPGGPIFVTRKLLETTANDAELAYVLGHETAHIDRRHIVEQVEKQQKAGLVVGVLGAILGRRGGSAGNAIGTIANVGWTVLSRGYSRDHENESDTVGVRWMSQLGFDPRASVSMLGKLGGGSGGGLDKYLSTHPAPKDRQARMTQLIQKENLLSVATRMGGPRLSAGFDTGANYGGATNASYPGTYPGGSTTNDGGAYPGAAVPENSDGYYPPTDGTPGYTDNGEVNWGAPLRVWDLGNGRGTVLAPVRGFATWASARLTSTGRATTLTRGNSRLVLDHNSTVASLNGRTVTMSAPAQIVNGVLYAPLGHLVAAANARAEIEAGTGLIRLQLDGRSAGFVRIPQS from the coding sequence ATGAAACGTCAGATCTGGACATTACTCGGCTTAGGCGCAGCGCTCACGGTGAGCACGACGGCGCCGGCTCAGGCCGGAATTCTCGGCTTATCGGAGCAGGAAGAAATTCAAGCGGGCCGTCAGGTTGCGCAGCAGGCTATCAGGGAACACGGCGGCGCGATGCCATCGAATCATCCCTACTCGATTCGCGTTCGCACGCTCGGCCAGCGCTTCGCGGCACTCTCGACGCGCAAAAATGTTCCGTATACCTATACGGTTCTCAACGACAACAAAACGCTCAACGCGTTTGCTGCTCCCGGCGGCCCGATCTTCGTCACGCGCAAGCTGCTCGAAACAACGGCTAACGACGCAGAATTGGCCTACGTTCTGGGTCATGAAACCGCGCACATCGACCGACGCCACATCGTGGAGCAAGTCGAAAAGCAGCAGAAAGCCGGCCTTGTTGTTGGCGTTCTGGGCGCGATTCTAGGGCGGCGCGGCGGCAGTGCAGGAAACGCCATCGGCACAATCGCCAACGTTGGCTGGACAGTTCTTTCGCGTGGCTACTCGCGCGATCATGAAAACGAATCTGACACGGTTGGCGTGCGCTGGATGAGCCAGCTTGGTTTCGATCCGCGCGCTTCGGTTTCGATGCTCGGCAAATTGGGCGGCGGCAGCGGCGGCGGATTGGACAAGTATCTTTCGACACATCCGGCTCCCAAAGATCGCCAGGCGCGCATGACACAACTGATTCAAAAAGAGAATCTCCTCAGCGTTGCGACACGTATGGGCGGCCCTCGTTTGTCGGCGGGTTTTGACACCGGCGCCAACTATGGCGGCGCGACCAATGCCAGCTATCCGGGAACTTATCCCGGCGGCTCGACGACCAACGACGGCGGCGCTTATCCCGGCGCTGCCGTCCCCGAAAACTCCGATGGCTACTATCCACCAACGGACGGCACTCCCGGCTACACCGACAACGGAGAAGTGAACTGGGGCGCACCGCTGCGTGTTTGGGATTTGGGCAACGGACGCGGAACTGTTCTGGCGCCAGTGCGCGGTTTTGCGACCTGGGCAAGCGCACGCCTCACCAGCACCGGACGTGCTACGACGCTCACCCGCGGCAACTCGCGTCTGGTTCTGGATCATAATTCAACTGTCGCTTCTCTCAATGGGCGCACAGTAACGATGTCGGCTCCAGCGCAGATTGTAAATGGTGTTTTGTATGCACCTCTGGGTCATTTGGTCGCGGCAGCCAACGCGCGCGCTGAAATCGAAGCAGGCACCGGCCTAATTCGTTTGCAACTCGATGGACGCTCGGCAGGCTTTGTTCGTATTCCGCAAAGCTAA
- a CDS encoding glycosyltransferase family 39 protein, with the protein MQSLTRFFSGLSLRWWLLPGVFLLLWNLSYAPFWNPDEGRYASAALEMAQPFDGSPSDWVMPYLNSIPRLNKPPLVYWLGAASYRVFGVGEASARLIPALASLAVMIGLWTLGRSMFGNSTLGKTQEKDNGLKAGERAGVAAALIWATSLLPAGLGRTFNTDMLLCAAMFFVFGGIFLAGEDSATRYGRIRPYLWSGIGMGLALVAKGPVGVALPLLIGAFYLTLAKRWSKISFVGLAGAVVLALLLGAPWYLAMEQRVPGFIRRFVFEENLGRFSGKGEFHDPTPFWYYLPIALFGVLPWTSFFIAAVARARSFVRWDIADPNLRGRLFCWLWCVLLIGFFSLSSTKLVSYILPAFPALALLLGESFGVGEWPRAVRRAALVLSTLFSLILGVAATVYLTNDNTLPRAEGLPYAIAMTAILLVGALGAWLFRGDRWKIFGTQALTAIVLLCTLLSLAGRVTFYEDASPILRALAPQLQPDDRVVLYRTFQPSAIFYTKRTIPIYEFRNNSGLDETHPNYKKLYLPRASAALLNQSPQRVFVLVRWTHDDASHFRNWQLLAHNNDFRLLSNRTVPGFKYDFTAPKKRSR; encoded by the coding sequence ATGCAATCGCTTACTCGCTTTTTTTCCGGTCTTTCTCTGCGCTGGTGGCTGTTGCCGGGCGTGTTTTTGCTGTTGTGGAATCTTTCGTATGCACCCTTCTGGAATCCCGACGAAGGCCGTTACGCTTCCGCGGCGCTCGAAATGGCGCAGCCTTTCGATGGCAGCCCGTCCGATTGGGTTATGCCATATCTCAATTCGATTCCGCGCCTCAATAAACCGCCGCTCGTTTACTGGCTTGGTGCCGCGTCTTATCGCGTCTTCGGCGTCGGTGAAGCGTCGGCTCGTCTGATACCAGCCCTCGCCTCGCTCGCCGTGATGATCGGGTTGTGGACGCTGGGCCGCTCGATGTTTGGCAACTCTACATTGGGAAAAACGCAAGAAAAGGACAATGGTTTAAAAGCAGGCGAACGCGCTGGAGTCGCAGCCGCGTTGATTTGGGCAACTTCTCTTCTGCCTGCTGGCCTAGGGCGCACATTTAACACCGACATGCTGTTGTGCGCTGCGATGTTCTTCGTTTTCGGCGGCATTTTCCTCGCGGGCGAAGACAGCGCCACAAGGTACGGTCGAATCAGGCCATACCTGTGGAGCGGCATCGGAATGGGACTGGCGCTGGTAGCCAAAGGGCCGGTTGGAGTTGCTTTACCACTGCTTATCGGTGCGTTTTACCTGACGCTGGCGAAGCGGTGGTCGAAGATTTCTTTTGTCGGGTTGGCCGGAGCCGTTGTGCTGGCGCTTCTCCTTGGCGCTCCGTGGTATCTGGCGATGGAGCAGCGTGTTCCGGGCTTTATTCGTCGCTTTGTTTTCGAAGAAAATCTGGGTCGCTTTTCGGGCAAAGGCGAATTTCACGATCCGACCCCTTTCTGGTATTACCTGCCGATTGCGCTTTTTGGCGTCCTTCCGTGGACGAGTTTTTTTATTGCAGCTGTGGCGCGCGCGCGCTCTTTTGTTCGCTGGGACATCGCCGACCCGAACTTGCGCGGACGCTTGTTTTGCTGGTTATGGTGCGTGTTGCTCATTGGCTTCTTTTCGCTGTCGAGCACAAAATTAGTGTCGTATATCTTGCCGGCGTTCCCGGCTCTGGCGCTGCTCTTGGGCGAAAGTTTTGGCGTCGGCGAATGGCCGCGCGCGGTGCGCCGCGCCGCTCTTGTTCTGAGTACTTTATTTAGCTTAATTCTTGGCGTGGCAGCGACGGTGTATCTCACCAACGACAACACACTGCCGCGCGCCGAAGGCTTGCCTTATGCGATCGCGATGACGGCTATTTTGCTGGTCGGCGCCCTCGGGGCGTGGCTGTTTCGCGGCGATCGATGGAAAATTTTCGGCACGCAGGCCCTCACAGCGATTGTGCTTCTTTGCACATTACTTTCACTTGCGGGCCGCGTGACGTTTTATGAAGATGCTTCGCCGATATTACGCGCTCTCGCGCCGCAGCTTCAGCCAGACGACCGTGTCGTTTTGTATCGCACTTTTCAGCCCTCGGCGATTTTCTACACCAAGCGCACCATTCCTATTTACGAATTTCGCAACAATTCCGGGCTGGACGAAACGCACCCGAATTACAAAAAATTGTATTTGCCCCGAGCAAGCGCGGCACTCTTGAATCAGTCGCCGCAGCGCGTTTTCGTCCTCGTGCGATGGACACACGATGACGCCAGCCACTTTCGCAATTGGCAACTCCTCGCGCACAACAACGATTTTCGTTTGCTGAGCAATCGGACGGTGCCCGGCTTCAAATACGATTTCACCGCGCCGAAGAAGCGCAGCCGCTAA
- a CDS encoding lysylphosphatidylglycerol synthase transmembrane domain-containing protein, with the protein MPLPDSPPDTTSTVESDRTSSARWKWLARLVAGAALLAFLVVRGDAATLGKTLARVPLWTLGAGIAWYLGGQVLSAVKWRVLLQARDTKIPLRRCCALYWLGMFSNLWLPGSIGGDAVRVWRLRAHGIGGGVAAASVLLERLTGFAALLSLGVLGLLWTQASIGVTRLLWVSLAAFVAVPFLFVVLRRARSRLDSKLGRKLIGVADAVAFYGGARGRGAVAVSLILSFIFQASQIALGIGLARAIGWNLPTQTFFWLIPVLALASLVPVGIGGLGVREAAAVALVGSAAPAETAIAWSLLWQAVVWLASVPGGWWLVREE; encoded by the coding sequence ATGCCCCTCCCCGATTCACCGCCTGACACCACAAGTACGGTCGAATCCGACCGGACTTCTTCGGCACGCTGGAAGTGGCTCGCGCGATTGGTCGCAGGCGCCGCGCTGCTGGCGTTTCTCGTCGTGCGCGGCGATGCGGCGACGTTGGGTAAAACACTCGCGCGCGTGCCCCTCTGGACGCTGGGAGCGGGCATCGCGTGGTATCTCGGCGGACAGGTTTTGTCGGCTGTGAAGTGGCGCGTTTTGTTGCAGGCGCGCGACACCAAAATTCCGCTCCGGCGTTGCTGCGCTCTTTACTGGCTGGGAATGTTTTCCAACCTGTGGCTGCCCGGAAGCATCGGCGGCGATGCTGTTCGCGTGTGGCGTCTGCGCGCGCACGGCATCGGCGGCGGCGTGGCAGCCGCTTCGGTGTTGCTCGAACGCTTGACGGGCTTTGCGGCACTGCTGTCGCTGGGTGTTCTGGGCTTGCTGTGGACACAGGCCAGCATCGGCGTCACGCGGCTTTTGTGGGTTTCGCTGGCGGCTTTCGTCGCGGTGCCATTTCTTTTTGTCGTTTTGCGGCGTGCGCGCAGCCGTCTCGATTCCAAATTGGGGCGCAAGTTGATAGGTGTCGCCGACGCCGTTGCCTTTTACGGCGGCGCACGCGGGCGTGGCGCAGTCGCCGTTTCTCTCATCCTGTCTTTTATTTTTCAGGCGAGCCAGATTGCGCTCGGCATTGGCCTCGCGCGCGCGATTGGCTGGAATTTGCCGACGCAAACTTTCTTTTGGCTGATTCCGGTTCTGGCACTCGCGTCGCTCGTGCCCGTGGGAATTGGCGGTTTGGGTGTGCGCGAAGCCGCAGCGGTTGCCCTTGTGGGAAGTGCCGCGCCTGCCGAAACGGCTATCGCGTGGTCGCTGTTGTGGCAGGCTGTCGTATGGTTGGCGAGTGTTCCCGGCGGCTGGTGGCTGGTACGCGAAGAATAA
- the thrB gene encoding homoserine kinase produces MLDSLTIHVPATSANLGPGFDCLGLAFSLGNRVRISAADANFAPVTVHTPDAGRVPSGERNIIFVAARTLFSFLGHDVSFRLDAWNDIPHSRGLGSSSAARVGGLVAANEWARTRSWNTASSEDLLNLATELEGHPDNAAAALLGGLTVSGTVENGGRKTANALQFPVARWPYFAVWIPDAELPTSQARAALPATVPHHDAVFNLSRTALLLACLAKGEWSALPDALDDRLHQPQRASLIPDWPVIERAATASGALATTISGAGSTLLLWLPDEASRTRAVDAVKVAAQENNLSGRVLALEVDERGARVVE; encoded by the coding sequence ATGCTCGATTCCTTAACAATTCATGTTCCTGCGACTTCGGCCAACCTCGGGCCGGGCTTCGATTGTCTGGGCCTGGCGTTTTCGCTGGGCAACCGCGTGCGCATTTCTGCTGCCGACGCAAACTTCGCGCCCGTCACGGTTCATACGCCCGATGCCGGACGCGTGCCGTCAGGAGAACGCAACATCATTTTTGTGGCGGCGCGCACGCTGTTCAGCTTTCTCGGCCATGACGTAAGTTTCCGGCTCGATGCGTGGAACGACATTCCGCATTCGCGCGGGCTGGGCAGTTCGTCGGCGGCGCGCGTTGGTGGCTTGGTGGCGGCCAACGAATGGGCGCGCACCCGCAGTTGGAATACGGCTTCTTCAGAAGATCTTTTGAATCTAGCAACCGAGCTGGAAGGCCATCCCGATAATGCAGCGGCGGCGCTGCTGGGCGGACTCACGGTTTCAGGTACGGTCGAAAATGGTGGAAGGAAAACGGCGAACGCGCTGCAGTTCCCCGTTGCACGCTGGCCCTATTTCGCGGTGTGGATTCCCGACGCCGAACTGCCGACGTCCCAAGCGCGCGCGGCATTGCCTGCAACGGTGCCACATCATGATGCGGTTTTTAATTTGTCACGGACGGCGCTTTTGCTGGCGTGTCTGGCGAAAGGCGAATGGAGCGCCCTGCCCGACGCCCTCGACGACCGTTTGCATCAACCGCAGCGCGCGTCGCTCATCCCCGACTGGCCGGTTATCGAACGCGCGGCCACAGCGTCCGGCGCGCTCGCCACGACGATTTCTGGTGCGGGAAGCACACTTCTTTTATGGCTTCCCGATGAAGCAAGCCGAACGCGCGCCGTTGACGCGGTAAAAGTCGCGGCGCAGGAAAACAATTTGAGCGGGCGCGTACTTGCGCTCGAAGTCGATGAGCGCGGCGCGCGGGTTGTGGAATAA
- a CDS encoding RidA family protein, which produces MKTIIATADAPPAIGPYAQAVKINDTLYVSGQLPMDARTGKLVGGSISAQTEQVLINMREILEEGGAALDHVVKVTIYLRDLNDFDEVNKVYALYFNGLPPARSTVEVARLPRDAAIEMDCIAVISAGGYDPELF; this is translated from the coding sequence ATGAAAACAATCATCGCCACCGCCGATGCGCCGCCCGCGATTGGGCCGTATGCGCAGGCCGTAAAAATCAACGACACGCTTTATGTTTCAGGCCAACTGCCCATGGACGCGCGCACCGGCAAACTCGTCGGCGGCTCGATTTCTGCGCAAACCGAGCAAGTGCTCATCAATATGCGCGAAATTCTGGAAGAAGGCGGCGCGGCGCTTGACCATGTGGTCAAAGTCACGATTTACTTGCGCGACCTCAACGATTTCGACGAAGTCAACAAAGTTTACGCGCTGTATTTCAACGGATTGCCACCCGCGCGTAGCACCGTTGAAGTGGCGCGGTTGCCGCGCGATGCTGCTATCGAAATGGATTGCATCGCTGTTATTTCCGCCGGCGGATACGACCCCGAACTGTTTTAA
- a CDS encoding NTP transferase domain-containing protein → MDALILAGGESSPELQAATGATERALIPVGSNDEPMIAPVVRAIRAALPIARIAVAGSTAVHAAARAHSEIIAVEGAERMTQNLANGARALQAETVLVCTCDVPFLTQSTLEEFVRGAHSLDIAYAVVRRAVCEAAFPGGKRTYARLVDGEFTGGNAVLLPRARIDDLVSLAETAYNARKNPAKLAGLLGAGLMVKFATRRLKISDIEARASAVLGCRAGAVEMQDAAIAFDVDKLEDWETVRRLSERIQ, encoded by the coding sequence ATGGATGCTCTTATTCTTGCGGGTGGAGAATCATCGCCCGAATTGCAGGCCGCGACCGGCGCAACCGAACGTGCGCTCATTCCCGTTGGCTCCAACGACGAACCAATGATTGCGCCGGTTGTACGCGCCATTCGCGCGGCGCTCCCCATAGCGCGCATTGCGGTCGCCGGAAGTACAGCGGTTCATGCGGCGGCCAGAGCGCACAGCGAGATCATCGCCGTCGAAGGCGCCGAGCGAATGACGCAGAATCTGGCGAACGGCGCGCGGGCGCTACAAGCCGAAACCGTCCTCGTTTGCACCTGCGATGTGCCGTTTCTCACGCAATCGACGCTGGAAGAATTCGTGCGCGGCGCACACAGCCTTGATATTGCTTATGCCGTTGTACGGCGCGCGGTGTGCGAAGCGGCTTTTCCCGGCGGCAAACGCACCTATGCCCGTCTGGTCGATGGCGAATTTACCGGCGGCAATGCGGTTCTGTTGCCGCGTGCGCGCATCGACGATTTGGTGTCGCTGGCCGAAACCGCATACAACGCGCGCAAAAATCCGGCGAAACTGGCGGGACTTCTCGGCGCCGGTTTGATGGTAAAATTCGCCACGCGCCGCTTAAAAATCTCGGATATCGAAGCACGCGCGAGCGCTGTTCTGGGCTGTCGCGCCGGAGCTGTCGAAATGCAGGACGCCGCGATTGCCTTTGATGTCGATAAGCTCGAAGATTGGGAAACTGTCAGGCGCTTGTCAGAAAGGATTCAATGA
- a CDS encoding TadE family protein, translating into MHPARRGAVLVEAAAATLFLLIPLLVGIIQFGLFYSATNALSQATREGGRYAAVYGLTGTKNPDTPPSEAPVDVTDAYI; encoded by the coding sequence ATGCACCCGGCACGTCGTGGCGCTGTCCTCGTAGAAGCTGCTGCAGCCACACTTTTCCTACTCATTCCTCTTCTTGTTGGCATTATTCAATTCGGTCTGTTCTATAGCGCGACGAATGCTCTTTCGCAGGCAACGCGTGAAGGCGGACGCTACGCGGCGGTTTATGGACTGACAGGAACGAAAAATCCTGATACGCCACCGAGTGAAGCCCCCGTCGATGTGACCGACGCCTATATCTAA
- a CDS encoding pilus assembly protein TadG-related protein, producing the protein MQDVMQETKMTHRPCKKRRSGFAVILVAGAWLALCGIAALSFDLSRLYARKAEAQKAADAAALAGSYGEGTSPGEGWRTARQYAAGNGYDVAAGATINAAPDSKGLYRVTLKRPEPVYFARLSIGPEPMSVRQRRQNSQKKPTFPCKIMASRMGRFLFRCLGLMLTNTTAIRIV; encoded by the coding sequence ATGCAGGATGTTATGCAGGAGACAAAAATGACACACAGACCTTGCAAGAAACGAAGAAGCGGCTTCGCAGTGATTCTGGTTGCCGGCGCATGGTTAGCCTTGTGTGGAATTGCAGCCCTTTCCTTCGATTTGAGTCGCCTTTATGCTCGCAAAGCTGAAGCACAAAAAGCAGCCGATGCAGCCGCTCTTGCTGGTTCCTATGGCGAAGGAACCAGCCCCGGTGAGGGCTGGCGCACAGCCAGACAATACGCTGCAGGAAATGGATACGACGTTGCAGCAGGTGCAACGATCAACGCGGCGCCAGACAGCAAGGGCCTTTACCGCGTGACGTTGAAGCGCCCGGAGCCGGTTTACTTTGCTCGCTTATCCATTGGCCCCGAGCCGATGTCGGTGCGACAGCGGCGGCAGAATTCACAAAAAAAACCGACGTTCCCGTGCAAAATTATGGCAAGTCGGATGGGCCGATTTCTCTTTCGGTGTTTGGGCCTGATGCTTACAAACACAACGGCGATCCGTATAGTGTGA
- a CDS encoding MoxR family ATPase, with translation MTETTEVVEVAPIDVAQFSEIFGRMAANIERVIVGKRAVVEGCLIGMLSGGHILLEDVPGVGKTMLAKTISRTLGANYKRIQFTPDLLPSDLTGTVVFDQANNEFFFREGPVFSHIVLADEINRASPKTQSALLECMEEGQVTADLRTHPLPEPFFVIATQNPTEYEGVYPLPESQLDRFALRLSIGYPDAAAERSLMMQQRVQHPLETLESVVDVELVRAMQHTVRAVDVHEAIYDYILRLASATREHRSLSLGLSPRGALALSRAAQALAASQGRDFVSPDDVKTVAAPAMSHRLIPLPEARMNGFSPESLVADLLQTVPVEA, from the coding sequence TTGACCGAAACCACTGAAGTTGTAGAAGTCGCTCCAATTGATGTCGCGCAATTTTCCGAAATCTTCGGGCGCATGGCAGCCAATATCGAACGCGTTATCGTCGGCAAGCGCGCTGTTGTCGAAGGCTGTCTCATCGGAATGCTGTCGGGCGGTCATATTCTGCTTGAAGACGTTCCCGGCGTTGGCAAAACAATGCTTGCGAAAACGATTTCGCGCACGCTCGGCGCAAATTATAAGCGCATCCAATTCACGCCCGACCTTTTGCCCAGCGATTTAACCGGCACCGTTGTTTTCGATCAGGCCAACAACGAATTCTTCTTCCGCGAGGGGCCGGTTTTTTCGCATATTGTTCTTGCTGATGAAATCAACCGCGCCAGTCCGAAAACGCAAAGCGCGCTTTTAGAATGTATGGAAGAAGGGCAGGTAACGGCCGATTTGCGCACGCATCCGTTGCCGGAACCGTTCTTTGTTATTGCCACGCAAAATCCGACGGAATACGAAGGCGTTTACCCGCTGCCCGAAAGCCAGCTCGACCGCTTTGCGTTGCGTCTTTCCATCGGCTATCCCGACGCCGCCGCCGAGCGCTCGTTGATGATGCAACAGCGTGTGCAGCATCCTTTGGAAACCCTCGAAAGCGTGGTCGATGTCGAATTAGTGCGCGCGATGCAGCACACCGTTCGTGCCGTCGATGTTCACGAAGCGATTTACGATTACATCTTGCGGTTGGCATCTGCGACGCGTGAGCATCGCTCGCTTTCGCTTGGCCTCAGTCCGCGCGGCGCGTTGGCACTTTCGCGTGCGGCGCAAGCGTTGGCTGCATCGCAGGGCCGCGATTTCGTTTCGCCCGACGACGTAAAAACAGTCGCCGCACCTGCGATGTCGCACCGCCTCATTCCGCTTCCCGAAGCGCGTATGAACGGCTTCTCACCCGAATCTCTCGTCGCCGATTTGCTGCAAACGGTTCCTGTCGAAGCGTAA
- the coaE gene encoding dephospho-CoA kinase (Dephospho-CoA kinase (CoaE) performs the final step in coenzyme A biosynthesis.): MILLGLTGDIAAGKSTVARLLEKRGAAVIDSDTLVHELYADREFASHVVALFGDEKLQTPEGAINRAVLGARVFEDARALRQLELLVHPAVAALREKKLTALREQAEPPPVAVLEAVKLVESGQHIGCDCVWWIRAQPETQLARLMHDRALPEDAAKARLANQPDPIAKCKLLGTVPLVVIYNDRSLEDLEVNVAAAWETLF; encoded by the coding sequence ATGATTCTTCTTGGTTTAACCGGCGACATTGCAGCAGGAAAAAGCACCGTTGCGCGCCTTCTGGAAAAGCGCGGTGCGGCTGTCATCGATTCCGACACGCTTGTTCATGAATTGTATGCCGACCGCGAGTTTGCTTCCCACGTCGTCGCTCTTTTTGGCGATGAAAAGTTACAAACGCCTGAAGGCGCTATCAACCGCGCGGTTTTAGGCGCGCGGGTTTTCGAAGATGCGCGTGCCCTTCGCCAGTTGGAACTGCTGGTTCATCCGGCAGTTGCCGCGTTACGCGAAAAGAAATTGACAGCGCTCCGCGAACAAGCCGAGCCGCCACCGGTAGCTGTCTTGGAAGCGGTGAAGCTGGTCGAAAGCGGCCAGCACATCGGCTGCGATTGCGTCTGGTGGATTCGCGCGCAACCTGAAACGCAATTAGCGCGTTTAATGCACGACCGCGCGCTTCCCGAAGACGCGGCCAAAGCGCGTCTGGCCAATCAGCCCGATCCGATTGCCAAGTGCAAACTTTTGGGAACTGTTCCACTTGTTGTCATTTATAACGATCGTTCGTTGGAAGACTTGGAAGTGAATGTCGCTGCCGCCTGGGAGACTTTGTTTTGA
- the hisG gene encoding ATP phosphoribosyltransferase, producing MNSGSFSPNENGARRVRIGLPKGSLQDATIRMMRRAGWSVNVSERSYYPAVDDEELEIVLLRAQEIPRYVQDGVLDCGITGHDNVIENDADVHEVAELIYSKATSRPYRWVLAVPQNSPISGPKDLEGKRIATELVGVTKRYLEKHGVQADVEFSWGATEVKVPDLVDAIVEGTETGSTLRAHGLKIIDELLSSTTRLIANHDSYADEWKQAKIENISLLLQAAMEAQSKVGLKMNAPRQHLPEILALLPSLKNPTISQLSDTADWVAVEIVAEEKRVRDLMPLLRKAGATGIIEYPLNKVLE from the coding sequence GTGAATTCGGGAAGTTTCTCTCCTAATGAAAATGGGGCGCGCCGCGTGCGAATCGGGTTGCCCAAAGGCAGTTTGCAAGACGCCACCATCCGCATGATGCGCCGTGCCGGTTGGTCGGTGAATGTGTCGGAGCGCTCGTATTATCCGGCGGTCGATGACGAAGAATTGGAGATTGTCCTCCTGCGCGCGCAGGAAATTCCACGCTACGTGCAGGACGGCGTTCTCGATTGCGGCATTACCGGCCACGACAACGTCATCGAAAACGACGCCGATGTTCACGAAGTCGCCGAACTGATTTATTCCAAAGCAACCTCGCGTCCTTATCGCTGGGTTCTGGCCGTTCCTCAGAATTCGCCGATCTCCGGCCCCAAAGATTTAGAGGGCAAGCGCATCGCTACCGAATTGGTCGGCGTCACCAAGCGTTATCTCGAAAAACACGGCGTCCAGGCCGATGTCGAATTTTCGTGGGGCGCGACGGAAGTCAAAGTTCCCGACCTCGTCGATGCGATTGTTGAAGGAACCGAAACCGGCTCGACGTTGCGCGCGCATGGCTTGAAAATCATCGATGAATTGCTGTCTTCGACGACGCGCCTAATCGCCAACCACGATTCCTACGCCGACGAATGGAAGCAGGCGAAAATCGAAAACATTTCACTCTTGCTCCAAGCCGCGATGGAAGCGCAAAGCAAAGTCGGCCTGAAAATGAATGCGCCGCGCCAACACCTGCCGGAAATTCTGGCTCTCCTGCCGTCGCTGAAGAACCCGACGATTTCGCAGCTTTCCGACACCGCCGATTGGGTCGCGGTTGAAATCGTGGCCGAAGAAAAGCGCGTGCGCGACCTGATGCCGCTCTTGCGCAAAGCAGGCGCGACGGGCATTATCGAATATCCGCTCAACAAAGTTCTGGAATAA